A window of Polaribacter litorisediminis contains these coding sequences:
- a CDS encoding xanthine dehydrogenase family protein molybdopterin-binding subunit gives MSTIQQIKRRDFIKLFGLASGGILLGCTVSSDKKEFIPQIAGTFTPNLFVQIQKDGHITLLASRSEMGQGIRTSLASAIADELEADWKYITVKQATGNAKYGNQNTDGSRSVRTLLEPMRKMGATAKAMLITAAATKWNIPEAACKAANHYVINTQNNDTMFFGDLVEEASKVAIPAEESIELKKVEDFKFIGKTLKSVDLKDFTHGTANYGIDIRIPNLKFAAIARCPVTFGTVKSYEDTNAKKIAGVETIFQLDRMVPPTGKFFGALGGVVVIANNTWAAFQGKLDLNIEWNYGKNQSFDTEKFKEKLTQRAHEKGKLVPGSHGNVYRAFDASKNIVEATYHVPFLVHAPMEVPNATAWFQGDTVEVWAPVQDPQTARAEIAHFFKIPLENITVNVTFLGGAFGRKSKSDFVVEAVAISKKINAPVQVVWTREDDIQHSFYHATSVQYLKGSINEAGNVTGWLQRLAMPSIVSSFKPMSDYVSGFELNQGFTNNPYQLTNFRLENSKAEAHVRIGWMRSVVNIHSGFGNNSFVDELAHAANIDPVQFHLNLIGKDTIVSGKSKFPYNSKRMKDVLKNTAKIANWGKKLPENHGLGVAIHYSFYSYVATIVEVSVKNEKVKVEHIWTTIDCGLALNKDNIINQLEGAAIFGMSLALYGKISAKEGAVEQHNFFDYEMTRMKDAPKIEVAIMDKMDEPPTGVGEPGVPPIAPAICNAIFNAIGKRIRSLPLMDEGLV, from the coding sequence ATGAGTACCATACAGCAAATAAAACGTAGAGATTTTATAAAGTTATTCGGATTGGCTTCGGGTGGAATCCTTTTAGGATGTACCGTATCTTCTGATAAAAAAGAATTTATTCCGCAGATAGCGGGTACTTTTACACCGAATTTATTTGTGCAAATTCAAAAAGACGGACATATTACACTACTTGCTTCACGCTCAGAAATGGGGCAAGGTATCAGAACTTCTTTGGCATCCGCAATTGCGGATGAGTTAGAAGCAGATTGGAAGTATATCACCGTAAAACAAGCCACAGGAAATGCGAAATATGGCAATCAAAATACAGATGGTTCTCGAAGTGTAAGAACGTTATTAGAACCGATGCGAAAAATGGGAGCTACCGCAAAAGCGATGTTAATTACTGCCGCTGCCACAAAATGGAATATTCCAGAAGCGGCTTGTAAAGCTGCAAACCATTATGTCATCAATACGCAAAATAACGATACAATGTTCTTTGGTGATTTGGTAGAAGAAGCTTCTAAAGTTGCCATACCGGCTGAAGAAAGTATCGAGCTAAAAAAAGTGGAAGATTTTAAATTTATCGGAAAAACGTTAAAAAGTGTCGATTTAAAAGATTTTACACACGGAACTGCCAATTACGGAATTGATATACGAATTCCGAATCTAAAATTTGCTGCCATTGCAAGATGTCCTGTAACTTTCGGAACCGTAAAAAGTTATGAAGATACAAATGCTAAGAAAATAGCGGGTGTAGAGACTATTTTTCAATTAGATAGGATGGTGCCGCCAACAGGCAAGTTTTTTGGAGCATTAGGCGGGGTTGTTGTTATTGCAAATAATACTTGGGCTGCTTTTCAAGGGAAATTAGACTTAAATATTGAATGGAATTACGGTAAAAATCAATCTTTTGATACTGAGAAATTCAAAGAAAAACTCACCCAAAGAGCGCATGAAAAAGGCAAACTAGTTCCTGGTAGTCATGGCAATGTGTATCGTGCTTTTGATGCTTCTAAAAATATTGTGGAAGCAACATATCATGTTCCGTTTTTAGTCCATGCACCCATGGAAGTACCCAATGCAACCGCTTGGTTTCAAGGAGATACCGTAGAAGTTTGGGCACCTGTGCAAGATCCGCAAACGGCAAGGGCAGAAATTGCACACTTCTTTAAAATTCCGTTAGAAAATATAACGGTCAATGTTACCTTTTTAGGAGGTGCTTTTGGTCGGAAATCAAAATCTGATTTTGTGGTAGAGGCTGTTGCTATTTCTAAAAAAATAAACGCACCTGTTCAAGTAGTTTGGACGCGAGAAGATGATATACAACATAGTTTTTACCATGCCACAAGTGTGCAGTATTTAAAGGGTTCTATAAATGAGGCAGGCAACGTTACCGGTTGGTTGCAGCGTCTTGCCATGCCATCTATTGTGTCTTCTTTTAAACCGATGTCTGATTATGTTTCTGGTTTTGAGCTGAATCAAGGGTTTACAAACAATCCGTATCAACTTACTAATTTTAGATTAGAAAACTCGAAAGCAGAAGCTCATGTAAGAATTGGTTGGATGCGCTCTGTAGTGAACATTCATAGTGGTTTTGGTAACAATTCTTTTGTAGATGAATTGGCACATGCGGCGAATATAGATCCGGTGCAGTTTCATTTAAATTTAATTGGGAAAGATACCATTGTCTCCGGTAAGTCTAAATTCCCTTATAATTCTAAACGGATGAAAGACGTGTTAAAAAACACTGCTAAAATAGCGAATTGGGGAAAAAAGTTGCCTGAAAATCACGGTTTGGGAGTTGCCATTCACTATAGTTTTTATAGTTATGTAGCAACGATTGTTGAGGTTTCTGTAAAAAACGAAAAAGTAAAAGTTGAACATATTTGGACGACCATAGATTGTGGATTGGCATTAAATAAAGACAATATTATTAATCAACTAGAAGGAGCTGCCATTTTTGGAATGTCGCTTGCTTTGTACGGTAAAATTTCTGCAAAAGAAGGCGCCGTGGAACAACATAATTTCTTTGATTACGAAATGACAAGAATGAAGGATGCGCCAAAAATAGAAGTAGCAATTATGGATAAAATGGACGAGCCACCAACCGGAGTAGGAGAGCCTGGGGTGCCACCAATTGCACCTGCAATTTGTAACGCTATTTTTAATGCGATAGGCAAACGAATTCGAAGTTTGCCTTTGATGGATGAAGGGTTGGTTTAG
- a CDS encoding BON domain-containing protein: MKTDLEIRDDVLDELAWQPNVDETEIGVIVKDGIVTLTGTVGSYAKKRAAEEAVKKVKGVKAVAEDIEVKFGNSFARTDADIAKVAVSSLEWNSSVPNNKVMVKVDDGWVSLTGEVPWSYQKDSAKRAVENLQGVRGVTNLITIKQAVEPYQIKERIKKAFERSADLEAKNIMVTVDGHKVKLKGKVHSLTEKDEALKAAYYAPGVYEVDNELEVSYY; the protein is encoded by the coding sequence ATGAAAACAGATTTAGAAATCAGAGATGATGTACTCGATGAGTTGGCTTGGCAACCAAACGTTGATGAAACCGAAATTGGTGTGATTGTAAAAGATGGCATTGTTACTCTTACTGGAACAGTGGGTAGTTACGCAAAAAAGAGAGCAGCTGAAGAAGCCGTAAAAAAAGTAAAAGGAGTTAAAGCAGTAGCAGAAGACATTGAGGTAAAGTTTGGCAATTCCTTTGCAAGAACGGACGCCGATATTGCAAAAGTGGCCGTTAGTTCGTTAGAATGGAATTCTTCGGTACCAAATAATAAAGTGATGGTTAAAGTTGATGACGGTTGGGTGAGCCTAACTGGCGAAGTGCCATGGTCCTATCAAAAAGATTCAGCCAAAAGAGCTGTTGAGAATTTACAGGGTGTGAGAGGTGTGACTAATTTAATTACCATTAAACAAGCTGTGGAACCTTATCAAATTAAGGAAAGAATTAAAAAAGCTTTTGAACGCTCTGCAGATCTTGAAGCTAAAAATATTATGGTAACTGTGGATGGTCATAAAGTGAAATTAAAAGGTAAAGTACATTCACTTACAGAAAAAGATGAAGCGCTTAAGGCAGCATACTATGCACCCGGCGTATATGAAGTAGATAATGAATTGGAAGTTTCTTATTATTAG
- the ligD gene encoding non-homologous end-joining DNA ligase yields MSLDKEKPIIWNVRGYELQITHPNKVYWPKEGYTKLDILQYYFDMAPTLLPYFKDRPVTLHYFPKGIEELSFYKRNFEDEEEDENLFHTIAYEEISQDKTIRVPLIDSAAGLLFFASRGGFEFHLWSSKATNYSYPDMAIFDFDVNENVAFETVLQAASYLNELLNSMNLKSYPKTTGGSGLHVYVPIVPKYSFKEVREWVKRINDTLAKKYPNLITTQKKSKKTHISNKVTVDYLQNVISRNTAAPYTVRAYPNAPVSAPLTWKEVKNGGFLPKDFNIKTMPKRVEKLGDLFSEVLSIKQQIKIG; encoded by the coding sequence ATGAGTTTAGATAAAGAAAAACCAATAATATGGAACGTTCGAGGGTATGAGTTACAAATTACTCATCCTAATAAAGTATATTGGCCTAAAGAAGGCTATACCAAGCTAGATATATTACAATACTATTTTGATATGGCGCCTACACTATTACCTTATTTTAAAGACCGACCTGTGACCCTGCATTACTTTCCGAAGGGTATTGAGGAGCTTTCTTTTTACAAAAGGAATTTTGAAGATGAAGAGGAAGATGAAAATCTATTTCACACCATTGCATACGAAGAAATTAGTCAAGATAAAACTATTCGAGTTCCATTGATTGATTCTGCTGCTGGTCTATTATTTTTTGCGTCTAGAGGTGGCTTTGAATTTCATCTATGGTCTTCAAAAGCAACTAATTATAGTTATCCTGATATGGCTATTTTTGATTTTGATGTAAATGAAAATGTTGCTTTTGAGACCGTACTGCAAGCAGCAAGTTATTTAAATGAATTACTAAATTCAATGAACTTAAAATCATATCCAAAGACAACAGGAGGCTCGGGTTTACATGTTTATGTTCCTATAGTTCCTAAATATTCGTTTAAAGAAGTAAGAGAATGGGTAAAACGTATAAACGACACATTAGCTAAAAAATATCCCAACTTGATTACTACCCAAAAAAAAAGCAAAAAAACGCATATTAGTAACAAAGTAACTGTAGATTATTTACAAAATGTCATCAGTAGAAATACAGCTGCTCCTTATACAGTTCGTGCCTATCCTAACGCTCCAGTTTCTGCTCCATTAACTTGGAAAGAGGTTAAAAATGGTGGTTTTCTTCCAAAAGATTTTAATATAAAAACGATGCCTAAAAGAGTAGAAAAATTAGGCGATTTGTTTTCAGAAGTGCTATCCATAAAACAACAAATTAAAATAGGATAA